The Streptomyces sp. ICC1 DNA window CGCATGACAGAGGGGCCCGGGTGCGCGGCGATCCGCCGTGCACCCGGGCCCCTCTGTCATGCGGTCACCGCGTCACCGGATCACCGCGTCACCGCCAGGCAGTACGCCGGGTCGGTGGCCAGCAGTTCGCGATGGGTGCCCTCGGCGGTGACGACCCCCTCGTCCAGGACGAGGACCCGGTCGGCGGCGTCCAGCAGGGCCGGGCTGCTCGTGATGACGACGGTGGTGCGGCCCCGGCGCAGCTCCGCGATGTTGCGTGCGACGAGCTGCTCGGTGACCGCGTCCACGGCCGTCGTCGGGTCGCGCAGGACGAGCACGTCGGAGTCCGCGGCCAGGGCCCGCGCCAGCGACAGCCGCTGACGCTGCCCCCCGGAGAGGTTCGAGCCGCGGTCGCGGACCTCGTGGTCGAGTCCCTGCCGGTGCAGGGCGACGACATCGGTCAGCATGGACGCCTCGACGGCCTCGGACACCGAACGGCTGGTGCCCGACGGGTCGATGTTCGTGCGCAGCGTCCCCGCGAAGATCTCCCCGTCGTACGGGTTCACCAGCATGTGCTCGCGCACCGCCTCGACCGACAGTTCCGCGAGGTCCTGCCCGCCGATCCGCACCACTCCCCCGTACGCGGCCGGCGGCACGTTCAGGGCCAGGATCGACGCGAGTTCCGCCGCCGCCCGCGGCTGGTAGACCGCGATCGCCGTGAACTCCCCCGCCGGGACGTGGAACTTCAGGCCCTGGAGGGACGCGTACCGGACGCAGTCGATCTCCAGGTCCGCGCCGGGGGCCGGGCGCGCCGTCCCCGGGGCCGCCACCGGCGGGGCGGAGAGCACCAGGGCCATCCGCTCCGCCGAAGCGCGGGCCATCATCACGTACTTCGGCATGTCCGAGAACAGCCGGAGGGGTTCCATGATGAACTGCGCCAGGCCCACGGCCATGACGAGCTCGCCGATGTTGATCTGCCCGTCGAAGGCCAGCCAGCCGGCCGTCAGGGTCACCGAGGCCGCGAGGGTCGCGTTCAGGCCCAGCGCGGTGCCCGTGTAGACGCCGTTGACGCGAGCGACGGTGATCGCCTGCTCCTTCGCCTCCGTACTGACCTTCCGGTACGACCGGAAGGCCGCGTGGTTGCCGCCGAAGCCGTGCAGCGGGCGCAGACCGGTGATCAGGTCGGCGACCTTCGCCCCCGCCCGCGCCACCCGGGCCTGCTGCTCCTTGGTGCTGCTGCCGATCCGCTTGGACATCACGCTGAGGGTAGACAGGATCAGGGCCGTTCCCACCATGACGAGCAGGCCGAGCCGCAGGTCCGCCAGGCTCAGCGCGACCGCCGCGATCAGCACCGAGACCGAGGAGCTGATCAGCATCGGCACGACCTCGACGATGTCGGCGGTCTGGTCGGCGTCCTCGGTGGCGATGGTGAGCACCTCGCCGGACTTGAGGTCCACGTCCCGGGCCACCGGCTGGAGGCCGCAGGCCGCGACCTGCACCCGCCAGCGGTGGGCCTCGGTCGTGTTGGCCTTCTGCAGGATGCGCATCCCGTACCGCCACGACAGCGACACGGTCGTGATGATCACGGCCAGCGCGGAGATCGAGAGGACGAGCGCCTCCGTGCTCCGCTCGCGCATCGTGTGCTCGACGATCAGGCCGAGCGCGATCGGGAAAGCGGTCTCGCCCGCCTGGTACAGGCCCATGAGGACGGTGCCCCAGACCATGGCACCGGTGTTGCGGCGTATGGCGGTGCGGAGGATGTCGGATCCCGGGCGGCGGGATCCCCGGTCGTCAGGAGTTGTCATCAAGGTGCCGTGCAATCGCTTCGGGGGTTCGCAGGGTGAGCAGGTCACGGATGGTGATGGCGGGGCCGAATTCCCGGCGCAGGAGTCCGACCAGCCGTACGGCCAGCATGGAGTGTCCCCCGAGGGAAGTGAAGTCGCTCACCGCGCTCACCTCGTCGTCGTCCAGGTCCAGGGCCTCGGCGAAGAACTCGCACACCAGGGTCTCGGTCTCGGTCTCCGGGCCGCGCTCGCCCGAAGTGGTCAGCGCTCCCAGCGGCTTGGGCTCCGGCAGTGCCTTGGTGTCGGCCTTCCCGTTCACCGTGAGCGGGATGGCGTCGACCTGAGCGTAGTGCGTCGGACGCATGTAGTCCGGCAGTCCGGCGCCCACCTCGGCGGCGACGGCCGCCAGGTCGAAACCGTCCGCCAGTACGAGGTACGCGGCCAGTCGGTGGGCGCCGTCGACCTGCGGGTCGGGCTGGGCGACCGCGGCGGTGAAGCGCACCGCCGGGTGCGCGGCGAACGCCGCCTCGACCTCACCCAGTTCTA harbors:
- a CDS encoding ABC transporter ATP-binding protein, whose amino-acid sequence is MTTPDDRGSRRPGSDILRTAIRRNTGAMVWGTVLMGLYQAGETAFPIALGLIVEHTMRERSTEALVLSISALAVIITTVSLSWRYGMRILQKANTTEAHRWRVQVAACGLQPVARDVDLKSGEVLTIATEDADQTADIVEVVPMLISSSVSVLIAAVALSLADLRLGLLVMVGTALILSTLSVMSKRIGSSTKEQQARVARAGAKVADLITGLRPLHGFGGNHAAFRSYRKVSTEAKEQAITVARVNGVYTGTALGLNATLAASVTLTAGWLAFDGQINIGELVMAVGLAQFIMEPLRLFSDMPKYVMMARASAERMALVLSAPPVAAPGTARPAPGADLEIDCVRYASLQGLKFHVPAGEFTAIAVYQPRAAAELASILALNVPPAAYGGVVRIGGQDLAELSVEAVREHMLVNPYDGEIFAGTLRTNIDPSGTSRSVSEAVEASMLTDVVALHRQGLDHEVRDRGSNLSGGQRQRLSLARALAADSDVLVLRDPTTAVDAVTEQLVARNIAELRRGRTTVVITSSPALLDAADRVLVLDEGVVTAEGTHRELLATDPAYCLAVTR